Part of the Pirellulales bacterium genome is shown below.
GTTGGGATTCATCAACTCGGGGGTAACTGTATAGAATCCCTCGGGAGCCTGGCGGTCGCCCTCCTGCAGCTTCGGCCCAAGATCGCCCGACCACCGACAGATCGGATAGATCTTGAGGAGCTGGAAACGGCCGGTCGTGTCCTGTTTCCAGACTTCGAGTTCCGCCTCCTCTTTGAAAACGCGCACAACGATAGGTGAAGATTTCGGCATCTTCTTCTGCAGGAGCAGCGAGAGCAGCTCAGGGGGCAGTTCCTTTGTCGCCTTGGCCGGCAATCGATTGCTGGTTTGGCCAAGGCACGCGACCGGCGTCAGCCCCGCGGCAAAAGCCGCCGTCAGCACAAGCGCACGGAACGCCATGGCGCGGATCATTGCAGAAATCAATCAAACAGGCTCGGCGTGTGGTTCACCACCGCGCCCTCGATGGCCAGCATCTTCAGCTTGGTCACCACCCCGCCATTGGCGGAAAAACCGCCGGGCTTGTTGCCGGCCGCGAGCACGCGGTGGCAGGGCACCACGATCGGGCACGGGTTGCGTCCCAGCGCCTGGCCGACGTCGCGCGACAATTCCACGCCGCCGAGTTTCTTTGCGATGTCGCCATAGGTCAGGGTCTGCCCCGGTGGAATCTTGCGCGCGATGTCGTAAACGCCGCGGTTGAATTCCGGCACGCCGTCGAGATCGAGCACGATCTCGGCAAGATCGTTCGGCTTGCCCGCGAGCAATTCCTTCATCGCATCGATCGCGTGCATCACCTCCGTCGGCGGAACGGCCTCGGGTACATCGCCGTTGCGCTGATGGATGCGGCTTCGGGTCTTGTCTTCGCTGCCCATCGGCAGCTGCACGCCGGTGATGCCGCGCTCGCCCCAGATCACACCGCAGGCGCCGATCGGGGTATCGAAGATTGCAAATTGCTGGCCGGTCATGGCTTGCCCTTCCAGGCTTTTCAGCCCGAGCTAATCGTAGAGCCAAATCTAGGCTTGGAAATTGTTGCTATCCACCCGGATTCCGGGAATCTTGCACAGCCAGTTCCTTCCCCCATTCAGTTCCCCGAGCCCGAAATGCAGACCCTGCGCGTCAACGGATACGACATGGCCTATCTCGACGTGGGCCAGGGTCAGCCGGGCGCCGCGCCGCTGGTCTGCGTGCACGGCTCGCTGTGCGATTTCCGCATCTGGTCGGCCGTACTTGGGCCCCTGACGGCGAGGCACCGCGTGATCGCGGTGAGCCTGCGGCATTTCTTTCCCGACCATTGGGACGGCGTCGGCGACACCTATTCGATCGTACAGCATGTCGACGACGTCATCGCCTTCATCGAACGGATCGAGCCGCGGCCGGTCGACCTGATGGGTCATTCGCGCGGCGGCCACATCTGTTTCCGCGTGGCGCAGCGGCGGCCGGATCTGCTGCGCAGGCTGATTCTGGCCGAGCCCGGCGGCGAACTCGACGGCACGCTCGACCCGAACTACAAGCCCGGCCCCTCGCCGCTGGCGGCACGGATCGCGGCTTCCGCCGAGGTGATCGCCAAGGGCGACGTCGACGGCGGCCTGCAGATCTTCATGGACGCGCTGGAGGGCCCCGGCGCCTGGAAGCGGCTGCCTGCGGCGCAAAAGCAGCAGCTGCGCGACAACGCGACGACGCTGATCGGCCAGACCCGCGACCAGCGCCCGCCCTTCTCGCGGTCCGATGCCGAAGCGATCGGGACGCCGACGCTGTTCATCGGCGGCGCCAACACCAGGGGAACGCTGCCGCTGGTGTTGCGCGCACTCGCGACGCATGTGAAGGGCTCGCGCACCGAAATGATCGCGGGCGCGACCCATCCGATGTTCGAGCAGCAGCCACAGAGATATTGCGAGATCGTACTGGATTTTCTGGCGGGCTGACGCCTTCACTCACCATCCCGATGCGTTCAGGGGGACGACCCATCATGCAACAGATTTGTTGCATGATGGTTCCGGATTGACGACCGCAGCAGGCTACGATAG
Proteins encoded:
- a CDS encoding L,D-transpeptidase family protein gives rise to the protein MIRAMAFRALVLTAAFAAGLTPVACLGQTSNRLPAKATKELPPELLSLLLQKKMPKSSPIVVRVFKEEAELEVWKQDTTGRFQLLKIYPICRWSGDLGPKLQEGDRQAPEGFYTVTPELMNPNSNFYLSINLGYPNSFDKANDRDGSFLMIHGDCWSSGCYAMTDEQISEIYSL
- a CDS encoding methylated-DNA--[protein]-cysteine S-methyltransferase, with the protein product MTGQQFAIFDTPIGACGVIWGERGITGVQLPMGSEDKTRSRIHQRNGDVPEAVPPTEVMHAIDAMKELLAGKPNDLAEIVLDLDGVPEFNRGVYDIARKIPPGQTLTYGDIAKKLGGVELSRDVGQALGRNPCPIVVPCHRVLAAGNKPGGFSANGGVVTKLKMLAIEGAVVNHTPSLFD
- a CDS encoding alpha/beta hydrolase; the protein is MQTLRVNGYDMAYLDVGQGQPGAAPLVCVHGSLCDFRIWSAVLGPLTARHRVIAVSLRHFFPDHWDGVGDTYSIVQHVDDVIAFIERIEPRPVDLMGHSRGGHICFRVAQRRPDLLRRLILAEPGGELDGTLDPNYKPGPSPLAARIAASAEVIAKGDVDGGLQIFMDALEGPGAWKRLPAAQKQQLRDNATTLIGQTRDQRPPFSRSDAEAIGTPTLFIGGANTRGTLPLVLRALATHVKGSRTEMIAGATHPMFEQQPQRYCEIVLDFLAG